The following are encoded together in the Oncorhynchus masou masou isolate Uvic2021 chromosome 5, UVic_Omas_1.1, whole genome shotgun sequence genome:
- the LOC135535845 gene encoding tetraspanin-16-like produces MLTCMYGFRRLNQPVHDITALSAMSRLHHLYGLLRYLMMSLSGFIFVSGLVLFGLGVWIRYGAATFVQVMGSFSAQLVTISYVCMCLGAILSLLGFIGCYGAWSENRCLILLYFFIVSMMFTAEVTGVIFILVYKDLVEVMIRGASKDSLRMSYMGPTASDPISTAWNTIMVHYKCCGFDNSTDDFKNSAFSANTGLLYPKTCCVDLTSTACDGLDTTQGLIHPKSCINKLINVIRDQSVIFGSTASGICVMELASMMVSAVLFVRLGNTYY; encoded by the exons ATGTTAACCTGTATGTATGGTTTCCGTAGATTGAACCAACCGGTTCATGACATTACAGCGCTGTCAGCCATGTCCAGACTACATCACCTGTATGGCCTGTTGAGGTACCTGATGATGTCACTCAGTGGCTTCATATTT GTGAGTGGCCTTGTGCTGTTTGGCCTAGGCGTGTGGATTAGGTACGGGGCGGCCACCTTTGTCCAGGTGATGGGCTCTTTCTCGGCACAGCTGGTGACCATCAgctatgtgtgtatgtgcctgGGGGCCATCCTGTCTCTGCTGGGGTTCATTGGCTGCTACGGGGCCTGGAGCGAGAACCGCTGCCTCATCTTGCTG TATTTCTTCATCGTGTCCATGATGTTTACagctgaggttactggggttaTTTTCATCTTGGTGTACAAAGATCTG GTGGAGGTTATGATTCGTGGAGCCAGTAAGGACTCTTTACGGATGTCCTATATGGGACCAACGGCTTCAGACCCCATATCAACAGCCTGGAACACCATCATGGTCCAT TACAAGTGCTGTGGCTTTGACAACTCCACGGATGACTTCAAGAACTCCGCGTTCAGTGCTAACACTGGCCTGTTGTACCCCAAGACGTGCTGTGTTGACCTGACGAGCACCGCCTGCGACGGCCTCGACACCACCCAGGGCCTGATACACCCAAAG AGCTGCATTAACAAACTGATCAATGTGATCCGGGACCAGAGCGTCATCTTTGGCTCCACTGCTTCTGGGATCTGTGTCATGGAG tTGGCGTCCATGATGGTGTCAGCAGTGTTGTTCGTCAGACTAGGCAACACCTATTATTAG
- the LOC135535855 gene encoding tetraspanin-1-like — protein MCCSGFLKIMMFIFNGAIFLAGVAILAVGVWVKVDSGSLLGVLDNIKDAPTELGQLANVAYLLMGVGGVLLIMGFLGCCGAMKESRCMLMLFFIIILIIFIAEVAGCVVVLVFQPLAQEVLEDLSGKVVDSIQKDYGKDESLTSLWNGTMERFKCCGYRNYTDFDGSPFQENPTNPTYPPTCCSKTETCAAAAAKHSNVIGCFTMLLNLIEDNAVIIGAVGLGIAALEIAAMVVSMVLYQQIGNK, from the exons ATGTGTTGCTCCGGGTTTCTCAAGATTATGATGTTCATCTTCAATGGAGCCATCTTT TTGGCAGGTGTGGCCATCCTGGCAGTGGGGGTGTGGGTGAAGGTGGACAGTGGCTCTCTACTGGGAGTACTGGACAACATTAAGGACGCCCCAACAGAACTGGGCCAGCTGGCTAACGTGGCCTACCTGCTCATGGGGGTCGGAGGGGTCCTGCTTATCATGGGCTTCCTAGGGTGCTGTGGAGCCATGAAGGAGTCCAGGTGTATGCTGATGCTG TTCTTCATCATCATCCTGATCATATTCATTGCAGAGGTGGCTGGGTGTGTGGTGGTCCTCGTCTTCCAACCACTG GCTCAGGAAGTTCTTGAGGACCTTAGTGGGAAGGTTGTTGACAGCATTCAAAAAGACTATGGGAAGGATGAGAGCCTGACTTCACTATGGAATGGTACCATGGAACGG TTCAAGTgctgtggataccgcaattacacAGACTTCGATGGATCCCCTTTCCAAGAGAACCCAACTAACCCTACGTACCCACCAACATGTTGTAGTAAAACTGAAACCTGTGCAGCTGCTGCTGCTAAACACTCG AATGTCATTGGCTGCTTTACCATGTTGCTGAACCTGATAGAGGACAACGCTGTCATCATTGGAGCTGTTGGACTGGGCATCGCTGCGCTTGAG ATTGCTGCCATGGTGGTGTCAATGGTTCTCTACCAACAGATTGGTAACAAGTAG
- the dand5 gene encoding DAN domain family member 5 has protein sequence MTFFINFVFLSTFSAVALSLPFPHNSIKNVPKNGASRDFESSGNGPVDEQEPFRGTVKVVKLNPNNLGLSGLFRRGGIFPRGAPGPRMPFPAFLSTGRPGPPALPDKAAAVPLHPLSHLHHGSQGNGGMGLKKRQGFEMWQRAMDKSDHSKAMSMSLPLSLKDSANRQSCAAVPFTQRITSDGCEAVTVHNKLCFGQCSSLFIPSGWESARLTGAGGHRRAPCSRCAPSKAHTVTVPLRCGVEVREKRVMVVEECKCETGREEGNIEAVASMHL, from the exons ATGACTTTCTTCATCAACTTTGTGTTTTTGTCCACATTTTCTGCCGTGGCTTTGTCTCTTCCATTCCCTCACAACTCCATCAAGAACGTTCCTAAGAATGGCGCGAGCCGGGACTTTGAATCATCCGGTAACGGTCCAGTCGACGAACAGGAGCCTTTTCGGGGAACGGTCAAAGTAGTCAAACTCAACCCCAATAACCTGGGTCTGTCGGGTCTTTTTAGACGAGGCGGGATTTTCCCCCGAGGTGCGCCCGGTCCGAGGATGCCTTTCCCAGCCTTCTTGTCCACGGGTCGCCCTGGCCCTCCTGCGCTCCCTGACAAAGCAGCTGCGGTGCCTCTGCATCCACTGTCACATCTGCACCACGGCAGTCAGGGCAATGGCGGGATGGGTTTGAAGAAGAGGCAAGGATTTGAGATGTGGCAAAGGGCCATGGATAAGAGCGACCACAGTAAGGCCATGTCCATGTCGCTGCCCCTCAGTCTCAAAGACTCTGCCAACAGACAGAGCTGCGCCGCGGTGCCTTTTACTCAG CGGATAACGTCGGATGGCTGCGAAGCGGTGACAGTCCACAACAAACTGTGCTTCGGTCAATGCAGTTCGCTGTTCATTCCCTCTGGTTGGGAGTCTGCCAGGCTGACGGGTGCAGGGGGACACCGCCGCGCGCCTTGTTCCCGCTGCGCTCCATCCAAGGCTCACACGGTGACGGTGCCTCTGCGCTGTGGGGTGGAGGTGCGGGAGAAGCGCGTGATGGTGGTGGAAGAATGCAAATGTGAGACTGGTCGTGAGGAGGGGAATATTGAGGCTGTGGCCTCCATGCACTTGTAA